One segment of Pseudoalteromonas rubra DNA contains the following:
- the serC gene encoding 3-phosphoserine/phosphohydroxythreonine transaminase, which translates to MSVYNFCAGPAMLPTAVMKKAQQEFINWQNLGVSVMEISHRSAPFLELARECEASLRRLMNISDEFEVLFMHGGGRGHFAAVPLNLHQDDAPGVYIENGIWSCGATKEGQKFTQVESIDIRRDQDGTFDVLPVSQWNLPENAAFIHYCPNETIDGIELFEVPKHPTAPIVADMSSNILSREMNVDDFDLIYAGAQKNIGPSGLSIAIVRKTLLEREGLPRPAILDYAIEAKQQSMYNTPPTFAWYLAAEVFKYLESIGGVKAMEAHNKEKAALLYDYIDGSSFYLNKVAKHCRSLMNVPFWLHDESLNEQFLAQAEDNGLIALEGHRFVGGMRASIYNAMPIEGIKALIAFMEKFAKENS; encoded by the coding sequence ATGAGCGTTTATAACTTTTGTGCAGGACCGGCGATGTTGCCAACTGCTGTTATGAAAAAAGCCCAACAAGAATTTATTAACTGGCAAAATTTAGGGGTCTCTGTGATGGAGATCAGTCACCGTTCTGCGCCGTTTTTAGAACTGGCGCGAGAATGTGAGGCGAGCTTGCGTCGTCTGATGAATATTTCGGATGAGTTTGAAGTTCTGTTTATGCATGGGGGAGGTCGAGGCCATTTTGCCGCGGTTCCGCTAAACCTGCATCAGGACGACGCGCCCGGCGTATACATCGAGAACGGAATTTGGTCCTGCGGTGCAACGAAAGAAGGCCAAAAGTTTACTCAGGTAGAGTCTATTGACATTCGCCGGGATCAAGATGGTACCTTTGATGTCTTGCCTGTTTCACAGTGGAACCTACCTGAAAATGCAGCATTTATTCATTACTGTCCTAATGAAACAATTGATGGTATTGAGTTGTTTGAAGTGCCTAAGCATCCAACCGCGCCGATCGTTGCAGACATGTCATCAAATATTTTGTCGCGCGAAATGAACGTTGACGATTTTGATTTAATTTATGCCGGGGCGCAGAAAAATATTGGTCCGTCAGGCTTGAGCATTGCGATTGTGCGTAAGACATTGCTTGAGCGTGAGGGCCTGCCAAGACCCGCCATCCTAGACTACGCAATCGAAGCAAAACAGCAGAGTATGTACAACACGCCACCTACTTTTGCCTGGTACCTGGCTGCTGAAGTATTCAAATATCTTGAATCAATTGGTGGCGTCAAAGCCATGGAAGCGCATAACAAAGAAAAAGCCGCGCTTTTATATGATTACATTGATGGTTCGTCATTCTATCTGAACAAGGTGGCTAAACATTGTCGTTCTTTGATGAATGTACCGTTTTGGTTGCATGATGAATCTTTAAACGAGCAGTTTTTGGCACAAGCTGAGGACAATGGCTTGATTGCTTTGGAAGGTCACCGCTTCGTAGGAGGCATGCGTGCCAGTATATACAACGCTATGCCAATTGAAGGCATTAAAGCATTGATTGCGTTTATGGAGAAATTTGCCAAGGAGAACAGCTAA
- the nrdA gene encoding class 1a ribonucleoside-diphosphate reductase subunit alpha gives MNQQLSVSKRNGRKEPLDLDKIHRVINWAAEGLNNVSVSQVELKSHIQFYDGIRTEDIHETIIKAAADLISKDTPDYQYLAARLAVFHLRKKAYGQFEPPHLYDHVTKLVEDKRYDAGLLTDYTREEYEQLNDFLEHDRDMSFSYAAVKQLEGKYLVQNRVTGEIYESAQFLYILVAASLFSDYPKETRLDYIKRFYDAVSQFKISLPTPIMSGVRTPTRQFSSCVLIETADSLDSINATSSAIVKYVSQRAGIGVNAGRIRALGSPIRNGEAFHTGCIPFYKHFQTAVKSCSQGGVRGGAATLFYPLWHLEVENLLVLKNNRGVEENRVRHLDYGVQFNKTMYARLIKDDYITLFSPSDVPGLYDAFFEDQEKFERLYVQYEQDESIRKKRIKALELFSMFAQERASTGRIYLQNVDHCNTHSPFDAKVAPIRQSNLCLEIALPTKPLSHVNDEEGEIALCTLSAFNLGAISSLDELEELAELAVRALDNLLDFQDYPVPAAKNATMGRRTLGIGVINFAYYLAKNGVKYSDGSANGLTHRTFEAIQYYLMKASNKLAQERGACPKFNETTYAKGIMPIDTYKKDVDGICNEPLHLDWDGLRQDVMQYGMRNSTLSALMPSETSSQISNATNGIEPPRGHISVKASKDGILKQVVPEYERLKDNYELLWDIPSNDGYLGLVGIMQKFVDQTISANTNYDPTKFEGGKVPMKLLLKDLLTAYKLGVKTLYYHNTRDGASDAQDEMKPEAEDDDCAGGACKI, from the coding sequence ATGAACCAACAATTATCTGTCAGTAAACGAAACGGCCGTAAAGAGCCGCTTGATTTAGATAAAATTCATCGAGTGATAAACTGGGCAGCTGAAGGCCTGAACAATGTGTCTGTTTCTCAGGTAGAGCTTAAATCTCACATTCAGTTTTATGATGGTATTCGCACCGAAGACATTCATGAAACCATCATTAAAGCCGCCGCTGATCTCATTTCCAAAGATACGCCAGACTATCAATATCTGGCAGCGCGCCTGGCAGTATTCCATTTGCGTAAAAAGGCTTATGGTCAGTTTGAGCCACCGCATTTGTACGATCATGTGACTAAACTGGTTGAAGATAAGCGCTATGATGCGGGTTTGTTGACTGATTACACTCGAGAAGAATACGAGCAGTTAAACGACTTTCTGGAGCATGATCGTGATATGTCGTTTAGTTACGCCGCCGTTAAACAGCTAGAAGGTAAGTACTTGGTGCAAAACCGAGTGACTGGGGAAATCTATGAGAGCGCTCAGTTCCTGTATATTCTGGTTGCAGCAAGCTTGTTCTCAGATTACCCAAAAGAGACACGTCTTGATTACATAAAGCGATTCTACGACGCGGTTTCACAGTTTAAGATTTCACTGCCTACACCAATTATGTCTGGTGTACGTACTCCGACTCGTCAATTCAGCTCGTGTGTATTAATTGAGACAGCAGACAGCCTTGATTCTATTAACGCTACGTCGTCAGCGATTGTTAAGTACGTTAGCCAACGCGCCGGGATTGGTGTTAATGCCGGTAGGATCCGTGCTCTGGGTAGCCCTATCCGTAATGGCGAAGCATTCCACACAGGCTGTATCCCATTCTACAAGCACTTCCAGACAGCGGTAAAAAGCTGCTCTCAGGGAGGCGTTCGTGGTGGTGCTGCGACACTATTTTACCCTTTATGGCACCTGGAAGTGGAGAACCTGCTGGTTCTGAAAAACAACCGGGGTGTTGAGGAAAACCGTGTAAGACACCTAGACTACGGTGTTCAGTTCAATAAAACGATGTACGCTCGCTTGATCAAAGACGATTACATCACTTTGTTCAGCCCGTCAGATGTGCCTGGTTTGTACGACGCGTTCTTCGAAGATCAAGAAAAGTTCGAACGTCTGTATGTACAGTATGAGCAGGACGAGTCAATCCGTAAGAAGCGCATTAAAGCACTAGAGCTATTCTCTATGTTTGCTCAGGAACGCGCGAGTACTGGTCGTATTTATCTGCAAAACGTTGACCACTGTAATACCCACAGCCCGTTTGACGCAAAAGTTGCACCTATTCGTCAGTCTAACCTGTGTCTGGAAATTGCACTGCCAACTAAGCCACTGAGCCACGTCAATGACGAAGAAGGCGAGATTGCATTGTGTACTCTGTCTGCGTTTAACCTTGGCGCTATCAGCAGCCTGGATGAACTTGAAGAGCTTGCTGAGCTGGCTGTTCGTGCGCTGGACAACTTGCTGGACTTCCAGGATTACCCTGTCCCAGCGGCGAAAAATGCCACTATGGGTCGTCGTACTTTGGGTATCGGTGTTATCAACTTTGCTTACTATCTGGCAAAAAATGGCGTTAAATACTCAGATGGCAGCGCCAATGGTCTGACGCACAGAACATTCGAAGCCATTCAGTATTACCTGATGAAAGCTTCTAACAAGCTTGCTCAGGAACGTGGTGCTTGTCCTAAATTTAATGAGACAACCTACGCAAAAGGCATCATGCCTATCGATACCTACAAAAAAGATGTAGACGGTATCTGTAACGAGCCCCTGCACCTTGACTGGGATGGATTACGTCAGGACGTTATGCAATATGGTATGCGTAACTCGACTTTATCTGCATTGATGCCATCTGAGACCTCTTCGCAGATCTCTAATGCAACAAATGGTATTGAGCCACCGCGCGGTCACATTAGCGTTAAGGCCAGTAAAGATGGTATCCTTAAGCAAGTAGTGCCTGAGTACGAGCGACTGAAGGACAACTACGAGCTATTATGGGATATCCCTTCAAACGATGGCTATTTAGGCCTGGTGGGTATTATGCAAAAGTTTGTTGACCAAACTATTTCAGCCAATACCAACTATGACCCAACTAAGTTTGAAGGTGGCAAAGTGCCTATGAAGCTGTTGCTCAAAGATTTACTTACCGCATACAAGCTTGGCGTGAAAACCTTGTATTACCACAACACCCGTGACGGTGCATCGGATGCTCAGGACGAAATGAAGCCTGAGGCTGAAGACGATGATTGTGCAGGCGGCGCTTGTAAAATCTAA
- the ubiG gene encoding bifunctional 2-polyprenyl-6-hydroxyphenol methylase/3-demethylubiquinol 3-O-methyltransferase UbiG — protein MTEHQNVDLSEIAKFEEIAERWWDREGEFKPLHDINPLRLDFINDRCGGLFEKKVLDVGCGGGILTESMAKMGAQAHGIDLGQEPLNVAKLHALEAGVKIDYRKVSAEEFAAHHSAQFDVVTCMEMLEHVPDPASIIAAVAKAAKPGADVFFSTLNKTHKAFLLAVVAAERVLKMVPPGTHDHNKFIRPSTLIGWAEAEGLKVRRAAGINYNPFGKTFTLTNDVSVNYLLHFEKLA, from the coding sequence ATGACCGAACATCAAAATGTGGATTTAAGTGAAATTGCAAAGTTTGAAGAGATAGCTGAACGTTGGTGGGATCGCGAAGGCGAATTTAAACCACTGCATGACATTAACCCGTTACGGCTAGACTTTATTAACGATCGCTGTGGTGGTTTGTTTGAGAAAAAAGTGCTCGATGTTGGCTGTGGTGGCGGTATTCTGACAGAAAGCATGGCAAAAATGGGCGCTCAAGCGCATGGCATTGACCTCGGTCAAGAGCCACTTAATGTTGCGAAACTACACGCGCTAGAAGCTGGCGTTAAAATTGATTACCGCAAAGTATCAGCAGAAGAATTTGCCGCACACCATAGCGCACAATTCGATGTTGTCACTTGCATGGAAATGCTTGAGCATGTACCCGATCCGGCTTCTATTATTGCAGCTGTTGCAAAAGCAGCAAAACCAGGTGCCGACGTGTTTTTCTCAACATTGAACAAGACACACAAAGCATTTTTGCTTGCAGTTGTCGCGGCTGAACGCGTGCTGAAGATGGTTCCCCCGGGCACCCACGACCATAACAAGTTTATCCGTCCCTCGACCCTGATAGGCTGGGCCGAAGCCGAAGGATTGAAAGTACGCCGCGCTGCTGGTATCAATTATAACCCATTTGGTAAAACCTTTACGCTGACTAATGACGTCAGTGTCAATTACCTCCTCCACTTTGAGAAACTCGCATGA
- the nrdB gene encoding class Ia ribonucleoside-diphosphate reductase subunit beta produces the protein MSYSTFNRTHNNQLQEPMFFGQSVNVSRYDQQKYPIFEKLIEKQLSFFWRPEEVDVSKDRLDFQALPEHEKHIFLSNLKYQTLLDSVQGRSPNVALLPIVSIPELETWIETWAFSETIHSRSYTHIIRNVTKSPELIFDDIVENDKISERAEAVTKHYDALIEKVSLYNLYGEGKHEINGETVHINLFELKKMLYLCIMSVNILEAIRFYVSFACSFAFAERELMEGNAKIIKLIARDEALHLSGTQHILNIMQDGKDDPEMAIVAAQCQEQAIQMFVEAAEQEKEWAEYLFKDGSMIGLNKDILCQYVEYITNVRMTAVGLPAQFESNSNPIPWINAWLVSDNVQVAPQEAEISSYLVGQIDAEVDASDFGDFDL, from the coding sequence ATGTCGTATTCTACGTTTAACAGAACCCACAACAATCAATTGCAGGAGCCGATGTTTTTCGGCCAATCTGTTAATGTCTCCCGTTATGATCAGCAAAAGTACCCTATTTTCGAAAAGCTGATCGAAAAACAACTGTCTTTTTTCTGGCGTCCTGAAGAAGTAGACGTCAGTAAAGACAGATTGGATTTCCAGGCATTACCAGAGCACGAGAAACACATTTTTCTAAGCAACCTAAAATATCAAACACTGTTAGACAGTGTGCAGGGGCGTTCTCCCAATGTTGCTTTGCTCCCTATCGTCTCAATCCCAGAGTTGGAAACCTGGATCGAGACCTGGGCTTTCAGTGAAACGATCCACAGCCGCTCTTACACGCATATTATTCGCAATGTCACTAAGTCACCTGAACTGATCTTCGACGATATCGTCGAAAACGATAAGATCAGTGAACGTGCAGAAGCGGTTACTAAACATTATGACGCATTGATCGAAAAGGTCTCTTTGTACAATCTGTACGGCGAAGGTAAGCACGAAATCAATGGCGAAACAGTGCATATTAACCTGTTTGAGCTGAAGAAAATGCTTTATCTCTGCATTATGTCGGTGAACATCCTGGAAGCGATCCGCTTTTATGTGAGCTTCGCCTGTTCATTTGCATTCGCAGAACGTGAGCTCATGGAAGGTAATGCCAAGATCATCAAGCTGATCGCCCGTGACGAAGCACTACACTTGTCTGGTACTCAGCACATCCTTAACATTATGCAAGATGGCAAAGATGATCCAGAAATGGCGATAGTCGCTGCACAGTGTCAGGAACAAGCGATCCAGATGTTTGTAGAAGCCGCTGAGCAGGAAAAAGAATGGGCAGAATACCTGTTTAAAGATGGCTCTATGATTGGCCTGAACAAAGACATTCTTTGTCAGTATGTTGAATACATTACCAATGTACGCATGACTGCTGTCGGTTTACCTGCACAGTTTGAAAGTAACAGTAATCCTATCCCCTGGATCAACGCCTGGTTAGTGTCTGACAATGTTCAGGTTGCACCACAAGAGGCTGAGATCAGCTCATACCTGGTAGGTCAGATTGATGCGGAAGTCGATGCGTCTGACTTTGGTGACTTTGACCTGTAA
- the yfaE gene encoding class I ribonucleotide reductase maintenance protein YfaE: MTDRPVKKIFLDPEKEPLLHAAHSPSLLATLEANQVEVAYQCREGFCGACRAKLCRGKIAYNQEPLAFVRDGEILLCCSQPVTDVIIKLV; encoded by the coding sequence ATGACAGACAGGCCAGTCAAAAAAATCTTTCTTGACCCTGAAAAAGAGCCGCTCCTTCACGCGGCTCACTCCCCTTCACTCCTTGCAACGCTTGAAGCCAATCAGGTTGAAGTTGCCTATCAGTGCAGAGAAGGGTTTTGTGGAGCGTGCCGCGCTAAGCTCTGCCGGGGAAAGATAGCCTACAATCAGGAACCTTTGGCATTCGTGCGTGACGGAGAAATTTTGCTCTGTTGCAGCCAGCCAGTTACCGATGTGATCATTAAGCTAGTGTAG
- a CDS encoding HAD family hydrolase, with protein MTQAVIFDLDGTLLDTSDDLGAALNHVLKQHEMTEVSRAVYSPAISNGVKALLEVGFGEHLSKFDFAALKQQLLDHYAQHIAVHSCCFEGIETLLQTLLSREIKIAIMTNKPTFLTMPLLAQISQLKGIEVVVCGDTLEVAKPHPEPLLLAAEQLGVDPTMCTYVGDAERDIEAAKAAGMRSAAALWGFIPSLEEARSWSADLNLTNPESLISYI; from the coding sequence ATGACACAGGCTGTAATATTTGATCTCGACGGTACCCTGCTCGACACCAGTGATGATCTGGGCGCCGCACTCAATCACGTTTTAAAACAGCACGAAATGACCGAGGTATCACGTGCGGTATATAGCCCCGCTATTTCCAATGGTGTAAAGGCGTTGCTGGAAGTCGGGTTTGGGGAGCACCTCAGTAAATTCGACTTTGCAGCTTTAAAACAACAGCTACTGGATCATTACGCACAACACATCGCTGTCCACTCGTGCTGCTTTGAGGGCATTGAAACTTTGCTTCAAACCTTATTAAGCAGAGAAATTAAAATTGCGATTATGACCAATAAGCCCACATTTCTGACCATGCCCCTGCTGGCTCAGATTAGCCAGCTTAAGGGTATTGAGGTGGTGGTATGCGGCGACACACTGGAAGTCGCCAAACCACACCCTGAGCCACTGCTACTCGCCGCAGAACAATTAGGCGTAGATCCAACCATGTGTACCTATGTTGGAGATGCTGAACGTGACATTGAAGCGGCAAAGGCGGCAGGAATGCGGTCAGCGGCAGCCTTGTGGGGATTCATTCCTTCCCTGGAAGAGGCACGCAGCTGGTCTGCAGATCTAAATCTTACTAACCCAGAATCACTCATTTCGTATATTTAG
- the gyrA gene encoding DNA topoisomerase (ATP-hydrolyzing) subunit A, with protein MTDLANEILPVNIEDELKNSYLDYAMSVIVGRALPDVRDGLKPVHRRVLFAMNELRNDWNKPYKKSARVVGDVIGKYHPHGDSAVYDTIVRMAQPFSLRYMLVDGQGNFGSVDGDSAAAMRYTEVRMAKMSHELLADLDKETVDYVPNYDGTEQIPDVLPTKVPNLLVNGSSGIAVGMATNIPPHNLTEVINGCLAVIQNPDITIDELIDYIPGPDFPTAAIINGKKGIEQAYKTGRGKVYIRARAEIETDEKTGKETIIVNEIPYQVNKARLIEKIAELVKDKKVEGISALRDESDKDGMRIVIEIKRGEVGEVVLNNLYAQTQLQTVFGINMVALDNNQPKCFNLKEMLEAFIVHRREVVTRRTVYDLRKARDRAHTLEGLAIALANIDPIIELIRKSPTPAEAKAALTSRPWELGSVRPMLERAGEENVARPDWLDAELGIRDGQYYLSEQQAQAILDLRLHKLTGLEHEKILGEYQELLELIAELLLILSSPDRLMEVIRDELAEIKENYGDERRTEISAAAHDISLEDLINEEDVVVTLSHEGYVKYQPLSDYEAQRRGGKGKAATKMKDEDFIERLLVANTHDTILCFSTSGRLYWLKVYQLPLASRAARGKPIVNLLPLEADERITTILPVKQYEDDKFVLMATANGVVKKTPLTAYSRQRASGIIAINLNDGDNLIGADITDGNNDIMLFTDHGKVVRFNEKLRDSETGEVKIDPETGEEMLALRPMGRTATGVRGIKMPDDVKVVSLIVPKNDGAILTVTENGYGKRTPLEEYPAKSRATQGVVSIKVTDRNGRVVGAVQVQDNDEIMLISNRGTLVRTRVNEVSTVGRNTQGVILIRTVDDEQVVGLQRIEEIEIDDTLEGEAELVETPDTDEQAPE; from the coding sequence ATGACTGATCTTGCCAATGAAATCCTCCCGGTCAATATCGAAGACGAATTGAAAAATTCCTATCTTGATTACGCGATGAGCGTCATCGTTGGACGTGCTTTACCTGATGTCCGTGATGGCCTGAAGCCTGTGCATCGTCGCGTGCTATTCGCGATGAACGAGTTGCGTAACGACTGGAACAAACCTTATAAGAAATCAGCCCGTGTTGTGGGCGACGTGATCGGTAAATACCACCCACACGGTGATAGCGCAGTTTACGACACCATTGTTCGTATGGCTCAGCCGTTTTCATTACGTTATATGCTGGTGGATGGCCAGGGTAACTTTGGTTCAGTCGACGGAGACTCTGCGGCTGCGATGCGTTATACCGAAGTACGCATGGCAAAAATGTCTCATGAGCTGCTGGCTGATCTGGACAAAGAAACCGTAGATTATGTGCCAAACTATGATGGCACTGAGCAAATTCCTGACGTGTTACCAACAAAAGTACCTAACCTGCTGGTGAATGGTTCTTCGGGTATCGCGGTTGGTATGGCGACAAACATCCCACCTCATAACCTGACTGAAGTGATCAATGGCTGTCTGGCTGTGATCCAAAATCCAGATATTACTATCGATGAGCTAATTGATTATATTCCGGGACCTGATTTCCCGACTGCGGCTATCATTAATGGTAAGAAAGGGATAGAGCAAGCATACAAAACCGGTCGCGGTAAAGTGTATATTCGCGCTCGCGCTGAAATTGAAACTGATGAAAAAACCGGTAAAGAAACCATCATCGTCAATGAGATCCCATATCAGGTCAACAAAGCACGCTTGATTGAAAAAATCGCGGAGCTGGTGAAGGACAAAAAGGTTGAAGGGATCAGTGCTCTACGTGATGAGTCTGACAAAGACGGTATGCGTATTGTTATTGAGATCAAGCGTGGTGAAGTGGGCGAAGTTGTACTGAACAACCTGTATGCTCAGACTCAGCTACAAACTGTGTTTGGTATCAACATGGTTGCGCTGGACAACAATCAGCCGAAGTGTTTCAACCTCAAAGAAATGCTTGAGGCCTTTATTGTCCACCGTCGTGAAGTGGTAACTCGCCGTACTGTATACGACTTGCGCAAAGCACGCGATCGCGCGCACACGCTGGAAGGTCTGGCAATTGCATTAGCCAATATTGACCCAATCATTGAGCTTATCCGTAAGTCACCGACTCCAGCAGAAGCAAAAGCTGCATTAACATCTCGTCCGTGGGAGTTGGGTTCAGTGCGCCCAATGCTTGAGCGTGCTGGTGAAGAAAATGTCGCGCGTCCAGACTGGCTTGATGCTGAGCTGGGGATCCGTGATGGCCAGTACTACCTGTCTGAACAACAGGCCCAGGCTATTCTTGATTTACGCTTACACAAGCTAACAGGCCTGGAGCACGAAAAGATCCTTGGCGAATATCAGGAGTTACTGGAACTCATTGCAGAATTACTCTTGATTTTATCTTCACCTGATCGTCTGATGGAAGTGATCCGTGACGAATTGGCTGAGATCAAAGAAAACTATGGTGATGAGCGCCGTACTGAGATTTCAGCAGCAGCACACGACATCAGCCTGGAAGACCTGATCAACGAAGAAGACGTGGTTGTCACCTTGTCACACGAAGGTTATGTAAAGTATCAGCCTCTGTCTGATTACGAAGCACAGCGTCGTGGTGGTAAAGGTAAAGCTGCAACTAAGATGAAAGATGAAGACTTCATTGAACGTCTGCTAGTTGCAAATACCCACGATACAATTTTGTGTTTCTCAACATCAGGACGTTTGTACTGGTTGAAAGTATACCAGCTTCCACTGGCATCTCGTGCCGCGCGTGGTAAGCCGATAGTAAACTTATTGCCGCTTGAAGCGGATGAGCGTATCACCACTATATTGCCGGTCAAACAATATGAGGACGACAAGTTTGTTCTGATGGCTACGGCCAATGGTGTTGTCAAGAAGACCCCATTAACCGCATATAGCCGTCAGCGTGCAAGCGGTATTATTGCCATTAACCTGAATGATGGTGATAACCTGATTGGTGCGGACATCACGGATGGCAATAATGACATCATGTTGTTCACTGATCATGGTAAAGTTGTACGCTTTAATGAAAAGCTGCGCGACTCAGAGACCGGTGAAGTGAAGATTGACCCTGAAACGGGTGAAGAAATGCTGGCGCTGCGTCCTATGGGTCGTACAGCAACCGGTGTACGTGGTATAAAGATGCCGGATGACGTCAAAGTGGTGTCATTGATTGTACCTAAGAACGATGGCGCTATTCTGACTGTAACTGAAAATGGTTATGGTAAGCGCACACCGCTTGAAGAGTACCCGGCTAAGAGTCGTGCAACGCAAGGGGTTGTTTCGATTAAGGTCACAGATCGTAATGGCCGAGTTGTTGGTGCAGTACAGGTGCAAGATAACGACGAGATCATGCTGATTTCGAACCGTGGTACCCTGGTTCGTACTCGCGTTAATGAGGTCTCAACGGTAGGGCGTAACACCCAGGGTGTTATCCTGATCAGAACGGTTGACGACGAGCAGGTAGTTGGTTTACAACGTATCGAAGAGATCGAAATCGACGACACCCTGGAAGGGGAAGCAGAGCTTGTTGAAACGCCTGATACTGATGAACAGGCGCCAGAGTAA
- a CDS encoding YaeQ family protein → MTDLFVFKVRMNIADLFHRSHHQEVFTAALQKAETLEHFVLKLIGFCGLSYLDNVHWLGVREKHQPDVWLENAQGQVDVALYAGEHSLIELHKYRKQANKVVFLVSDADAWYAELAPHLIAVRDIRIFSLSADFVSQLASVLSRSLHWDVIIDNGVISVSDKVDYYQSEIIKLH, encoded by the coding sequence ATGACTGATCTCTTTGTTTTTAAGGTGCGAATGAATATTGCAGACTTGTTTCATCGCTCACATCATCAGGAAGTGTTCACCGCAGCGCTGCAAAAAGCCGAGACACTGGAGCATTTTGTATTAAAGCTGATAGGGTTTTGCGGTCTGTCTTACTTAGACAATGTGCACTGGCTGGGAGTGAGAGAGAAGCATCAGCCAGACGTGTGGCTAGAGAATGCGCAGGGGCAAGTAGACGTTGCACTTTATGCTGGAGAACACAGCCTGATTGAACTGCACAAGTATCGTAAACAAGCGAATAAGGTGGTTTTTCTGGTGTCTGACGCTGACGCTTGGTATGCAGAACTGGCACCTCATCTGATAGCGGTACGGGATATCCGTATTTTTTCACTATCCGCAGATTTTGTGAGTCAATTGGCCAGTGTTTTATCGCGTAGTCTGCATTGGGACGTGATTATAGATAATGGGGTGATCAGCGTGAGTGACAAAGTGGATTACTATCAAAGTGAGATCATTAAACTACACTAG